In Paroedura picta isolate Pp20150507F chromosome 12, Ppicta_v3.0, whole genome shotgun sequence, one DNA window encodes the following:
- the DDX56 gene encoding putative ATP-dependent RNA helicase DDX56 — MEEAEASFAHMGLDARLLQAVAELGWAKPTAVQEAAIPLALEGKDLLCRAKTGSGKTGAFALPLLQRILSAKAAPSVSAQAVRALVLVPTRELGRQAVRMLRQLASHCARHVRLADVSGSDDLSAQRPILMEKPDVVVGTPSRILAHLQAHNLCLQDSLELLVLDEADLLFSFGFEDDLKRLLCHLPKIYQTFLMSATFNEDVQALKELVLHNPVTLKLQESQLPDSSQLSQYQIRCETEEDKFLLLYALLKLSLVRGKVILFVSAIDRCYRLKLFLEQFSIPACVLNSELPVQSRCHIITQFNKGFYDYIVATDEQHLAEPEVVRQGKRKKGTKAAKGKESGAARGIDFENVSAVINFDFPPSVESYIHRAGRTARANNPGTVLTFVSCSESAQLATIEAALVGDSSAITLQPYQFQMEEIEGLRYRCRDAMRSVTKQAIKEARLREIKEELLNSEKLKTYFEDNPRDLNLLRHDQPLHPAIIKPHLRNVPEYLVPSSLQAVARPLISKRKRRKPLPPRTKGQQNPLRSFKYTKQKSQNPAKRKKT, encoded by the exons ATGGAGGAAGCCGAGGCGAGCTTCGCCCACATGGGGCTGGACGCGCGGCTCTTGCAG GCGGTGGCGGAGCTGGGCTGGGCCAAGCCCACGGCGGTGCAGGAGGCGGCCATCCCGCTGGCCCTGGAAGGCAAGGACCTGCTGTGCCGCGCCAAGACCGGCTCCGGCAAGACGGGGGCCTTcgccctgcccctcctccagcgCATCCTGAGCGCCAAAGCG GCGCCCTCGGTGTCCGCCCAGGCGGTGCGCGCCTTGGTGCTGGTGCCCACCCGCGAGCTGGGCCGGCAAGCCGTGCGGATGCTGCGCCAGCTGGCCTCCCACTGCGCCCGCCACGTGCGCCTCGCCGACGTCTCGGGCTCCGATGACCTGTCTGCGCAGAG GCCCATCTTAATGGAGAAGCCAGATGTGGTAGTGGGCACACCATCCCGGATCCTGGCCCATCTGCAGGCGCACAACCTGTGCCTGCAGGACTCCCTGGAGTTGCTAGTGCTGGACGAGGcagacctccttttctcctttggCTTTGAGGATGATCTGAAGAGGCTGCTCTG TCATTTGCCCAAGATCTACCAGACGTTTCTCATGTCGGCCACCTTCAATGAGGATGTGCAAGCACTGAAGGAGCTGGTGTTGCATAATCCT GTGACCCTCAAGTTGCAGGAGTCGCAATTACCAGACAGCTCCCAGCTCAGCCAGTACCAGATTCGGTGTGAGACGGAGGAAGACAAGTTTCTGCTGCTCTATGCGCTGCTGAAGCTTTCACTGGTACGGGGAAAAGTCATTCTCTTTGTAAGCGCCATTGACCGCTGCTACCGCCTTAAGCTGTTCCTGGAGCAGTTCAGCATCCCTGCCTGCGTGCTGAACTCCGAGTTGCCTGTTCAGTCCAG ATGCCATATCATCACTCAGTTCAATAAAGGCTTCTATGATTACATTGTCGCCACAGACGAGCAGCACCTGGCAGAGCCAGAGGTAGTGAggcaaggaaagaggaaaaagggcACCAAAGCAGCGAA AGGCAAAGAATCCGGTGCTGCACGTGGCATTGATTTTGAGAATGTGTCTGCTGTCATCAACTTTGACTTCCCTCCTTCGGTTGAGTCCTATATACATCGAGCAGGCAG AACAGCTCGTGCCAACAACCCCGGAACAGTGCTGACTTTTGTGTCTTGCTCAGAAAGTGCCCAGCTGGCCACGATTGAGGCAGCACTTGTGGGAG ACAGCAGTGCAATTACCTTACAACCATATCAGTTCCAGATGGAAGAAATCGAAGGCCTCCGATATCGCTGTCGG GATGCCATGCGCTCAGTCACCAAGCAGGCAATCAAGGAAGCTCGGCTCCGAGAGATCAAGGAGGAGCTGCTCAACTCTGAGAAACTGAAG ACATACTTTGAAGACAACCCCCGGGATCTGAATCTTCTGCGCCATGACCAGCCTCTTCATCCAGCCATCATCAAGCCACACCTGCGCAATGTGCCAGAATACTTGG TACCCTCTAGCCTACAAGCTGTTGCACGACCCCTCATCAGCAAACGCAAGCGGCGGAAGCCACTGCCACCTCGGACGAAG GGGCAGCAAAACCCACTGCGGAGCTTCAAATACACAAAGCAGAAATCACAAAATCCAGCCAAGAGAAAGAAAACCTGA